The following are encoded in a window of Pelecanus crispus isolate bPelCri1 chromosome 6, bPelCri1.pri, whole genome shotgun sequence genomic DNA:
- the GANC gene encoding neutral alpha-glucosidase C isoform X1: protein MEAITPGEVSVQDEAVDKSTFKECNQIAFYRRQKLLHPGKSLYRALLDSVTLSDENVKFQIIHEENKVLLQVEICEIEGNIFRLKIDEAAPLRARYKVPDVLIKEPTTQRLFISQKEAGILVLSSVNKDYKLQVTADPFQIELQSKGETVLSMNSNGLLYFEHLQPPPSDRRPTGENKEAAASDSFKEKQEDLGLWQEKFGSFLDIKAHGPSSVGMDFSLHGFDHVYGIPQHTEALLLKNTSDGDAYRLYNLDIFGHKIHDKIGVYGSVPLLLAHKPNRTSGIFWLNSSETLVDISTKAVAEHMPSRTAAETAKQRAVPLTDVRWMSESGIIDVFLLMGPTAFDTFKQFAQLTGTQALPPLFSLGYHQCRWNYEDEQDVMAVDAGFDEHDIPYDVIWLDIEHTDDKRYFTWDRKKFQNPRKMQEHLRKKKRKLVVIVDPHIKIDPTYTLYSQAKDKGYFVKDRNGQDFEGICWPGSSCYLDFTSPEVRRWYADQFAFKTYKGSTNILFVWNDMNEPSVFKGAELTMQKDAVHYNNWEHREVHNLYGFYQQMATAEGLIRRSSGKERPFVLTRSFFAGSQKYGAVWTGDNTAEWGYLKISIPMLLTISLAGISFCGADVGGFIGDPEPELLVRWYQAGAYQPFFRGHSNMESKRREPWLFGEKNTQIIREAIRERYVLLPYLYTLFYRAHTAAEPVMRPLWIEFPGKIETFGVENEYMLGNALLVHPVTEQDAKAVSVLLPGSEEIWYDFRKLKRMENPGTLKIPVTLENIPVFQRGGTVIPLKTKAGKSTEWMMDISYELHVALDTEAYAIGELYLDDGHSFQYLHKKQFLYRKFTFHKNILSSSCTDESGQYRTTCVVERVIVLGFGQQPTFVTACSKDRKEKEVVFTYDTKTSALTLENLALNVNADWEICIN, encoded by the exons GCGTCAGAAACTTCTACATCCTGGAAAATCCTTGTATCGAGCGTTGTTGGATTCAGTCACGTTAAGTGATGAGAATGTCAAATTCCAAATTATTCATGAGGAGAATAAG GTTCTTCTACAAGTAGAAATTTGTGAAATAGAAGGCAATATTTTCAGGCTTAAAATTGATgaggcagctcctctcagagcAAGATACAAAGTTCCTGATGTTCTGATAAAGGAACCTACCACCCAGAG ACTCTTTATATCCCAGAAGGAGGCAGGTATTTTGGTGCTGTCAAGTGTCAATAAGGACTACAAACTTCAGGTCACAGCAGACCCCTTCCAGATTGAGCTACAGTCCAAGGGTGAGACTGTTCTGAGCATGAATTCCAATGGGTTGTTATATTTTGAGCACCTACAACCACCTCCCAGTGATAG AAGACCTACAGGAGAAAAcaaggaggcagcagcaagtGATTCCTTTAAG GAGAAACAAGAGGATCTGGGTCTCTGGCAAGAGAAATTTGGCAGCTTCCTAGATATCAAAGCTCATG GTCCTAGTTCTGTAGGCATGGACTTCTCTTTACATGGATTTGACCATGTTTATGGAATACCACAACACACAGAAGCACTTCTTCTGAAAAACACCAG TGATGGTGATGCCTACCGGCTTTATAATTTGGATATCTTCGGCCACAAGATACATGACAAAATAGGCGTTTATGGTTCAGTGCCCCTTCTCTTAGCACACAAGCCTAACAGAACTTCAGGGATCTTCTGGCTGAACTCTTCAGAAACACTGGTGGATATTAGTACAAAGGCAGTAGCTGAG CACATGCCATCCAGAACTGCTGCAGAGACTGCTAAGCAGAGAGCAGTGCCTCTAACTGATGTGCGCTGGATGTCAGAAAGTGGGATCATTGATGTTTTCCTGCTGATGGGACCCACTGCATTTGATACCTTCAAGCAGTTTGCACAACTGACAG GCACCCAAGCCCTGCCCCCGCTTTTTTCTCTGGGCTACCATCAGTGCCGCTGGAATTATGAGGATGAGCAAGATGTCATGGCAGTAGATGCTGGCTTTGATGAACATGACATTCCTTATGATGTGATATGGCTGGACATAGAGCACACAGATGACAAGAGGTATTTTACTTGGGACAGAAAGAAATTCCAGAACCCCAGAAAGATGCAAGAACatctcaggaagaaaaaacGCAAG CTTGTCGTCATTGTAGATCCCCACATTAAGATTGATCCTACGTATACCCTGTATTCACAGGCAAAAGACAAGGGATATTTTGTGAAAGACAGAAATGGGCAAGACTTTGAGGGCATCTGTTGGCCAG GTTCCTCTTGTTACCTGGATTTCACCAGTCCTGAAGTGCGAAGATGGTACGCAGATCAATTTGCCTTCAAAACATACAAG GGATCCACTAATATCCTCTTTGTATGGAATGACATGAATGAGCCTTCGGTCTTCAAAGGGGCAGAACTAACAATGCAGAAAGATGCTGTGCACTACAACAACTGGGAGCATCGGGAAGTACACAACCTCTACGGATTCTACCAG CAAATGGCAACTGCAGAAGGACTCATCAGGCGTTCTTCAGGAAAAGAGAGGCCATTTGTCCTCACACGATCTTTCTTCGCTGGATCACAGAAGTATG GGGCAGTGTGGACTGGAGACAACACGGCAGAGTGGGGTTACTTGAAAATATCCATTCCAATGCTTCTCACCATCAGCCTGGCAGGGATTTCATTCTGTGGAG CTGATGTGGGAGGGTTTATTGGAGATCCAGAACCAGAATTACTTGTTCGCTGGTATCAGGCTGGAGCCTACCAGCCCTTCTTCAGAGGTCATTCTAACATGGAGAGCAAACGGCGAGAACCGTGGCTCTTTGGGGAGAAGAACACCCAGATCATCAGGGAAGCCATTAGAGAGCGCTACGTCCTCCTGCCATACTTATACACACTGTTCTATCGGGCACACACAGCGGCTGAACCGGTTATGAG GCCTCTCTGGATAGAGTTTCCAGGGAAAATAGAAACTTTTGGCGTGGAAAATGAGTACATGCTGG GAAATGCTTTGTTGGTGCATCCAGTCACGGAGCAAGATGCCAAGGCAGTGAGTGTTCTGCTTCCAGGGTCAGAGGAG aTTTGGTATGATTTTAGAAAATTGAAACGAATGGAAAATCCAGGCACTCTGAAGATCCCAGTAACATTGGAGAat attcCTGTATTCCAGCGGGGGGGCACTGTGATACCTCTGAAGACCAAGGCTGGAAAATCCACTGAATGGATGATGGACATTTCGTATGAACTCCACGTGGCCCTGGACACAGAG GCCTATGCAATAGGTGAGCTCTACTTAGATGATGGGCATTCATTTCAATATCTCCACAAGAAGCAGTTCCTGTATCGGAAATTCACTTTCCACAAGAACATTCTCTCTTCCAG ctgcaCAGATGAAAGTGGACAATACCGCACTACATGTGTGGTTGAACGGGTGATAGTTCTGGGATTTGGACAGCAACCCACCTTTGTGACAGCCTGTTCTAAGG ATcggaaagaaaaagaagtggttTTCACATACGATACGAAGACCTCTGCGCTGACGCTGGAAAATTTAGCCCTGAATGTCAATGCTGACTGGGAGATTTGCATCAACTGA
- the GANC gene encoding neutral alpha-glucosidase C isoform X2, translating into MNSNGLLYFEHLQPPPSDRRPTGENKEAAASDSFKEKQEDLGLWQEKFGSFLDIKAHGPSSVGMDFSLHGFDHVYGIPQHTEALLLKNTSDGDAYRLYNLDIFGHKIHDKIGVYGSVPLLLAHKPNRTSGIFWLNSSETLVDISTKAVAEHMPSRTAAETAKQRAVPLTDVRWMSESGIIDVFLLMGPTAFDTFKQFAQLTGTQALPPLFSLGYHQCRWNYEDEQDVMAVDAGFDEHDIPYDVIWLDIEHTDDKRYFTWDRKKFQNPRKMQEHLRKKKRKAKDKGYFVKDRNGQDFEGICWPGSSCYLDFTSPEVRRWYADQFAFKTYKGSTNILFVWNDMNEPSVFKGAELTMQKDAVHYNNWEHREVHNLYGFYQQMATAEGLIRRSSGKERPFVLTRSFFAGSQKYGAVWTGDNTAEWGYLKISIPMLLTISLAGISFCGADVGGFIGDPEPELLVRWYQAGAYQPFFRGHSNMESKRREPWLFGEKNTQIIREAIRERYVLLPYLYTLFYRAHTAAEPVMRPLWIEFPGKIETFGVENEYMLGNALLVHPVTEQDAKAVSVLLPGSEEIWYDFRKLKRMENPGTLKIPVTLENIPVFQRGGTVIPLKTKAGKSTEWMMDISYELHVALDTEAYAIGELYLDDGHSFQYLHKKQFLYRKFTFHKNILSSSCTDESGQYRTTCVVERVIVLGFGQQPTFVTACSKDRKEKEVVFTYDTKTSALTLENLALNVNADWEICIN; encoded by the exons ATGAATTCCAATGGGTTGTTATATTTTGAGCACCTACAACCACCTCCCAGTGATAG AAGACCTACAGGAGAAAAcaaggaggcagcagcaagtGATTCCTTTAAG GAGAAACAAGAGGATCTGGGTCTCTGGCAAGAGAAATTTGGCAGCTTCCTAGATATCAAAGCTCATG GTCCTAGTTCTGTAGGCATGGACTTCTCTTTACATGGATTTGACCATGTTTATGGAATACCACAACACACAGAAGCACTTCTTCTGAAAAACACCAG TGATGGTGATGCCTACCGGCTTTATAATTTGGATATCTTCGGCCACAAGATACATGACAAAATAGGCGTTTATGGTTCAGTGCCCCTTCTCTTAGCACACAAGCCTAACAGAACTTCAGGGATCTTCTGGCTGAACTCTTCAGAAACACTGGTGGATATTAGTACAAAGGCAGTAGCTGAG CACATGCCATCCAGAACTGCTGCAGAGACTGCTAAGCAGAGAGCAGTGCCTCTAACTGATGTGCGCTGGATGTCAGAAAGTGGGATCATTGATGTTTTCCTGCTGATGGGACCCACTGCATTTGATACCTTCAAGCAGTTTGCACAACTGACAG GCACCCAAGCCCTGCCCCCGCTTTTTTCTCTGGGCTACCATCAGTGCCGCTGGAATTATGAGGATGAGCAAGATGTCATGGCAGTAGATGCTGGCTTTGATGAACATGACATTCCTTATGATGTGATATGGCTGGACATAGAGCACACAGATGACAAGAGGTATTTTACTTGGGACAGAAAGAAATTCCAGAACCCCAGAAAGATGCAAGAACatctcaggaagaaaaaacGCAAG GCAAAAGACAAGGGATATTTTGTGAAAGACAGAAATGGGCAAGACTTTGAGGGCATCTGTTGGCCAG GTTCCTCTTGTTACCTGGATTTCACCAGTCCTGAAGTGCGAAGATGGTACGCAGATCAATTTGCCTTCAAAACATACAAG GGATCCACTAATATCCTCTTTGTATGGAATGACATGAATGAGCCTTCGGTCTTCAAAGGGGCAGAACTAACAATGCAGAAAGATGCTGTGCACTACAACAACTGGGAGCATCGGGAAGTACACAACCTCTACGGATTCTACCAG CAAATGGCAACTGCAGAAGGACTCATCAGGCGTTCTTCAGGAAAAGAGAGGCCATTTGTCCTCACACGATCTTTCTTCGCTGGATCACAGAAGTATG GGGCAGTGTGGACTGGAGACAACACGGCAGAGTGGGGTTACTTGAAAATATCCATTCCAATGCTTCTCACCATCAGCCTGGCAGGGATTTCATTCTGTGGAG CTGATGTGGGAGGGTTTATTGGAGATCCAGAACCAGAATTACTTGTTCGCTGGTATCAGGCTGGAGCCTACCAGCCCTTCTTCAGAGGTCATTCTAACATGGAGAGCAAACGGCGAGAACCGTGGCTCTTTGGGGAGAAGAACACCCAGATCATCAGGGAAGCCATTAGAGAGCGCTACGTCCTCCTGCCATACTTATACACACTGTTCTATCGGGCACACACAGCGGCTGAACCGGTTATGAG GCCTCTCTGGATAGAGTTTCCAGGGAAAATAGAAACTTTTGGCGTGGAAAATGAGTACATGCTGG GAAATGCTTTGTTGGTGCATCCAGTCACGGAGCAAGATGCCAAGGCAGTGAGTGTTCTGCTTCCAGGGTCAGAGGAG aTTTGGTATGATTTTAGAAAATTGAAACGAATGGAAAATCCAGGCACTCTGAAGATCCCAGTAACATTGGAGAat attcCTGTATTCCAGCGGGGGGGCACTGTGATACCTCTGAAGACCAAGGCTGGAAAATCCACTGAATGGATGATGGACATTTCGTATGAACTCCACGTGGCCCTGGACACAGAG GCCTATGCAATAGGTGAGCTCTACTTAGATGATGGGCATTCATTTCAATATCTCCACAAGAAGCAGTTCCTGTATCGGAAATTCACTTTCCACAAGAACATTCTCTCTTCCAG ctgcaCAGATGAAAGTGGACAATACCGCACTACATGTGTGGTTGAACGGGTGATAGTTCTGGGATTTGGACAGCAACCCACCTTTGTGACAGCCTGTTCTAAGG ATcggaaagaaaaagaagtggttTTCACATACGATACGAAGACCTCTGCGCTGACGCTGGAAAATTTAGCCCTGAATGTCAATGCTGACTGGGAGATTTGCATCAACTGA
- the GANC gene encoding neutral alpha-glucosidase C isoform X3, with protein MNSNGLLYFEHLQPPPSDRRPTGENKEAAASDSFKEKQEDLGLWQEKFGSFLDIKAHGPSSVGMDFSLHGFDHVYGIPQHTEALLLKNTSDGDAYRLYNLDIFGHKIHDKIGVYGSVPLLLAHKPNRTSGIFWLNSSETLVDISTKAVAEHMPSRTAAETAKQRAVPLTDVRWMSESGIIDVFLLMGPTAFDTFKQFAQLTGTQALPPLFSLGYHQCRWNYEDEQDVMAVDAGFDEHDIPYDVIWLDIEHTDDKRYFTWDRKKFQNPRKMQEHLRKKKRKLVVIVDPHIKIDPTYTLYSQAKDKGYFVKDRNGQDFEGICWPGSSCYLDFTSPEVRRWYADQFAFKTYKGSTNILFVWNDMNEPSVFKGAELTMQKDAVHYNNWEHREVHNLYGFYQQMATAEGLIRRSSGKERPFVLTRSFFAGSQKYGAVWTGDNTAEWGYLKISIPMLLTISLAGISFCGADVGGFIGDPEPELLVRWYQAGAYQPFFRGHSNMESKRREPWLFGEKNTQIIREAIRERYVLLPYLYTLFYRAHTAAEPVMRPLWIEFPGKIETFGVENEYMLGNALLVHPVTEQDAKAVSVLLPGSEEIWYDFRKLKRMENPGTLKIPVTLENIPVFQRGGTVIPLKTKAGKSTEWMMDISYELHVALDTELHR; from the exons ATGAATTCCAATGGGTTGTTATATTTTGAGCACCTACAACCACCTCCCAGTGATAG AAGACCTACAGGAGAAAAcaaggaggcagcagcaagtGATTCCTTTAAG GAGAAACAAGAGGATCTGGGTCTCTGGCAAGAGAAATTTGGCAGCTTCCTAGATATCAAAGCTCATG GTCCTAGTTCTGTAGGCATGGACTTCTCTTTACATGGATTTGACCATGTTTATGGAATACCACAACACACAGAAGCACTTCTTCTGAAAAACACCAG TGATGGTGATGCCTACCGGCTTTATAATTTGGATATCTTCGGCCACAAGATACATGACAAAATAGGCGTTTATGGTTCAGTGCCCCTTCTCTTAGCACACAAGCCTAACAGAACTTCAGGGATCTTCTGGCTGAACTCTTCAGAAACACTGGTGGATATTAGTACAAAGGCAGTAGCTGAG CACATGCCATCCAGAACTGCTGCAGAGACTGCTAAGCAGAGAGCAGTGCCTCTAACTGATGTGCGCTGGATGTCAGAAAGTGGGATCATTGATGTTTTCCTGCTGATGGGACCCACTGCATTTGATACCTTCAAGCAGTTTGCACAACTGACAG GCACCCAAGCCCTGCCCCCGCTTTTTTCTCTGGGCTACCATCAGTGCCGCTGGAATTATGAGGATGAGCAAGATGTCATGGCAGTAGATGCTGGCTTTGATGAACATGACATTCCTTATGATGTGATATGGCTGGACATAGAGCACACAGATGACAAGAGGTATTTTACTTGGGACAGAAAGAAATTCCAGAACCCCAGAAAGATGCAAGAACatctcaggaagaaaaaacGCAAG CTTGTCGTCATTGTAGATCCCCACATTAAGATTGATCCTACGTATACCCTGTATTCACAGGCAAAAGACAAGGGATATTTTGTGAAAGACAGAAATGGGCAAGACTTTGAGGGCATCTGTTGGCCAG GTTCCTCTTGTTACCTGGATTTCACCAGTCCTGAAGTGCGAAGATGGTACGCAGATCAATTTGCCTTCAAAACATACAAG GGATCCACTAATATCCTCTTTGTATGGAATGACATGAATGAGCCTTCGGTCTTCAAAGGGGCAGAACTAACAATGCAGAAAGATGCTGTGCACTACAACAACTGGGAGCATCGGGAAGTACACAACCTCTACGGATTCTACCAG CAAATGGCAACTGCAGAAGGACTCATCAGGCGTTCTTCAGGAAAAGAGAGGCCATTTGTCCTCACACGATCTTTCTTCGCTGGATCACAGAAGTATG GGGCAGTGTGGACTGGAGACAACACGGCAGAGTGGGGTTACTTGAAAATATCCATTCCAATGCTTCTCACCATCAGCCTGGCAGGGATTTCATTCTGTGGAG CTGATGTGGGAGGGTTTATTGGAGATCCAGAACCAGAATTACTTGTTCGCTGGTATCAGGCTGGAGCCTACCAGCCCTTCTTCAGAGGTCATTCTAACATGGAGAGCAAACGGCGAGAACCGTGGCTCTTTGGGGAGAAGAACACCCAGATCATCAGGGAAGCCATTAGAGAGCGCTACGTCCTCCTGCCATACTTATACACACTGTTCTATCGGGCACACACAGCGGCTGAACCGGTTATGAG GCCTCTCTGGATAGAGTTTCCAGGGAAAATAGAAACTTTTGGCGTGGAAAATGAGTACATGCTGG GAAATGCTTTGTTGGTGCATCCAGTCACGGAGCAAGATGCCAAGGCAGTGAGTGTTCTGCTTCCAGGGTCAGAGGAG aTTTGGTATGATTTTAGAAAATTGAAACGAATGGAAAATCCAGGCACTCTGAAGATCCCAGTAACATTGGAGAat attcCTGTATTCCAGCGGGGGGGCACTGTGATACCTCTGAAGACCAAGGCTGGAAAATCCACTGAATGGATGATGGACATTTCGTATGAACTCCACGTGGCCCTGGACACAGAG ctgcaCAGATGA